The genomic region gccgccgccaccgcagCCTGAGCGGCACCGAATGATGGTCGGACGTCGCGCCCAATCGAGCCCGACTGACCAGACGTCAACGCTCTCAGTGTATATGGACCCCCGGCGGCCGTCTGGATTTGAAGGGCCGacaccgacgtcgccggGCCGAGCGCTCCCGACTATCCCAACGTATCCCATAAGATCACAAACTGTACCATCCCCGACCTACACCTCCGCCAATGCCGACCACCCCCCTCCCTACGACCCATCACCTCCTGTGTCGACTCCTTCCATTGTATCGCCCCCTGTAACGAGGAGTACCGCATCAAACTCGTCTTCGAGCCTTCACAGCATGGATGGCAACCGGGTTGGCAGTCCGGACGACTCCAGGCTTGGTTCAACAGGTGGCAACAGACAGCGGTCTGGCTCGGTCCAACGCGCTCGACTGCAAGCTACCACCAATAACGAGCAGTTTGTTGTCGTTGACATCACGGGCATTCACACGAGTGAGGGCATTCGGGAGCGGCTCTTTTCCAAGTTGCATTTCCGTGAAGAAGACTACCAGTTATTGTCTATCTTCCAGACGGACATTGGAGAGCAGCCAAACAGGAACGCCCTCACCAACCAGGATCTCCTCCAGTTGTGCCAGCAGCACGGTAACGCTAACGGTACCCTCAAATTTCTCGTGGTGCCCGACAACATTCCCTCAACGAGGACCATGGTTGGGGCGCTGCCAGACCACAACACCCGTCACCCTGTTCTTTATCCCATCGTAACGGATATCACCGTTCCCCCATATTCTGTCGCTGGCCATCGCTCGAACAGCAGTAGCATGAGTGGCCCGTCTGAGCCAATGGACCGAGGCACCGGCAGCCGCACAAGCATCACGAGCGTCGACGATGCTAACATGGTTCGGACGCGGGGAACGCTGGGTTCGTCCAGCTCACACTCGCCGCCCATGACAGACCCAGTATCCACGTCCGCTGCGCATCACCCGTTGATCGtgcctcctctccaccatGGCTCGAGGTCATTGTCGTCGCCGAACGTGCACACCATCGATCCGCTGGcagacgatgacgagggcaCTTACCGACCAGTTCCCGCGGCTACCccggcggcaaggtcgtcaCGGGCGGGCCCGTCGTCTTCTTACTCTGCGGGGCCCTCCGATGCCGACACGCAAGCGATTGCCACTTTGGCTGGGATCACGGATGACATGGACGCGGCGACAAAGGCGACGGTCTTGATGCTCTATTTGCAGGACCAGGAGGCCGAACAGCAAGCGAGGGCTCAACGCCTTGCACGTgaagaggccgacgagcgacTTGCCATGCAGGAGCAAGAAAGCGAGCGTGAGGTCTGGCAGTTATTGCAGCTGCGCCACCAGCAGCAAgaacagcagcagcagctaGTTCAGCAGCAGGTACAAGCCGCAtcgcagcagcaacaggagcaggagctgGCCCAGCAGCAAGGACAGGCAGTATCGCAGCAAACAAATGTAAGTGCTCTCCGCTCGTCTTTGTTGACGCGATGCAGTCGGATGCGTCCCAAGATCGAGAGACACAGTTCTACCGTGACCGTGCCCAGCGGCGTGATGCTTTCACCAACGCAGGATGTACCAACGACTCCCGGTCGCATGTATCAGAACTGGACCACGCAGCGCCTTCTTATCACCGCCGACAGTCCGAGCTGACCCGACCAACGCAAGCGCCCCACGCAACTCCCATCAGGACGAACACTGCGCCGTCTCCTATGTTGGGTAATGACCTATCGTCGAACAAATATCCACGCCCGCTTCGCCGGCACATGGGCCCCGTTATTCGGCGTGGCTCGCGCCCGCAGCCGCCATACATCTCAACCAAACAAGGACCGGCGTCTATGCCCGCCGGGACGGGTTCTGGACACTCTGGTATGCCGTTGACACCAATCACAGCGGAGCCGTCGGCTTACCATGGTGGCCGGTTCTCGGACCCCGACGCGGCATATCGCGGCATCCTTTCCTTCCCTTCTCCACAGCCCAACACCGCGTGGTCAGTCCCTGCACCTACAGTGTCACCATCTCGTGACCCGCCGCATCTGACCCAGTTCGGGGGGCGCAGCACAGCGCAATTTCAACATTTCGAGAACTACCGGGGTCGCACAGGTTCAGACTCTCGCATCGATAATCGCCATGTCCGCGACAACATGTATCCGAACCCCAGAAACGATAGGACGCTTCCCTTACGACCTCGGCATGGCACAATCGATTCGCCTTCTGATGTCGTATCGGGCAATGGTACGAACACCTCGGAATCCACCATCATTGCTCCTTCCCAGGGCGACTCGACGTACATGGCGGTGAACCACGATTTGCGCCAGTTCCACGACATCATTGACGGCCAAGGAGCAATCGCGGACCCCCAAGGACTGTTGCCTAGCAGCACGCAGGTGGGAAGCAACGAGGCCACGCTGTTCTTTACGCCGCCGGCCAAGCCAACGGACCTCGCTGGTATGAACCGCCGGACTAGTGGTGACCGTCAGTTGACGATCACCAATGCGGACGCTTC from Cutaneotrichosporon cavernicola HIS019 DNA, chromosome: 2 harbors:
- the BCK1 gene encoding uncharacterized protein (Protein tyrosine kinase): MATRHAPTLAVSQSVALVTPVSASTMTSGRSRPVGARQRQGPLVIANPDDSDNEDEPSPTHVSPLRVSPVRPSAAGGASKSSDSSNLDRNCTPVTEPVPIVVPNAASTSSGSLPSPGNAYPTTTLIPNGHSPAPSSGSPNATRQIALPQPPYSSPPLLSGGGEPHRGIPPPPPPQPERHRMMVGRRAQSSPTDQTSTLSVYMDPRRPSGFEGPTPTSPGRALPTIPTYPIRSQTVPSPTYTSANADHPPPYDPSPPVSTPSIVSPPVTRSTASNSSSSLHSMDGNRVGSPDDSRLGSTGGNRQRSGSVQRARLQATTNNEQFVVVDITGIHTSEGIRERLFSKLHFREEDYQLLSIFQTDIGEQPNRNALTNQDLLQLCQQHGNANGTLKFLVVPDNIPSTRTMVGALPDHNTRHPVLYPIVTDITVPPYSVAGHRSNSSSMSGPSEPMDRGTGSRTSITSVDDANMVRTRGTLGSSSSHSPPMTDPVSTSAAHHPLIVPPLHHGSRSLSSPNVHTIDPLADDDEGTYRPVPAATPAARSSRAGPSSSYSAGPSDADTQAIATLAGITDDMDAATKATVLMLYLQDQEAEQQARAQRLAREEADERLAMQEQESEPPSYHRRQSELTRPTQAPHATPIRTNTAPSPMLGNDLSSNKYPRPLRRHMGPVIRRGSRPQPPYISTKQGPASMPAGTGSGHSGMPLTPITAEPSAYHGGRFSDPDAAYRGILSFPSPQPNTAWSVPAPTVSPSRDPPHLTQFGGRSTAQFQHFENYRGRTGSDSRIDNRHVRDNMYPNPRNDRTLPLRPRHGTIDSPSDVVSGNGTNTSESTIIAPSQGDSTYMAVNHDLRQFHDIIDGQGAIADPQGLLPSSTQVGSNEATLFFTPPAKPTDLAGMNRRTSGDRQLTITNADASSDSESDTGSIQRVQGARAPENDWHVRPEPESLYEHLQEFFPQIDIDAPFVDPAGLSMPSTPSSDSPRNTSETQRPPPPQHPARQLTASTTQNAKVDEVHRNPVRGAVHAGFQAVTNAAAAAFNKSEHRRSIRNVADLRRRSMQKHKVDACPVDQGNQVVAEGAVGVRRSSSMWGHRVVEVTQSQIPPSIPESPCSDGRPVTLNWVRGRMIGKGSYGRVYLALNATTGDMMAVKQVEQASPDDGTVDSRQKTVIAALQKEITLLKDLYHTNIVTYLGFETSLEYVSIFLEYVPGGTIASIYRTPNQGRFEEQLVQFFTSQILQGLAYLHNRGIWHRDLKGDNILVDANGVCKISDFGISRQTANVYDSYDNGTMMKGSIFWMAPEVLHSQGERTGSRKDPEGERTGSRKVPEGERTYSGKVDIWSLGCVVLEMFTGARPWSEVQEQMQVILKLFHQCRPSIPSDVRFSAQALKFLFECCLVIDPNARPTAVELLEHEFVTDLDPTWTFHESRIGKAVARRLDKARAETSMNNTSGNSGMG